A stretch of the Chlamydia pecorum E58 genome encodes the following:
- a CDS encoding YbhB/YbcL family Raf kinase inhibitor-like protein yields MQLLSPAFAFGRPIPRKYTCQGLNISPPLTFEGVPPQAVSLALIVEDPDVPKEVRSDGLWIHWVVFNLSPNIVNLVEGATIYAMQGLNTSGKAEYQGPCPPDRQHRYFFTLYALDALLPQEEEVTRDQLLEAMQDHIIAQAELMGTYEQS; encoded by the coding sequence ATGCAGCTATTGTCGCCAGCATTTGCTTTTGGTAGGCCTATCCCAAGGAAATACACCTGCCAAGGCCTGAATATCTCTCCCCCTCTTACCTTTGAGGGGGTCCCCCCACAAGCAGTAAGCTTGGCCCTAATTGTTGAAGACCCTGACGTCCCCAAAGAAGTTCGTAGTGATGGCTTATGGATTCATTGGGTAGTGTTTAATTTATCCCCAAATATTGTGAACCTTGTAGAAGGGGCTACAATTTACGCAATGCAAGGATTAAACACCTCAGGGAAAGCAGAGTATCAAGGGCCTTGCCCTCCTGATAGGCAACATCGGTATTTCTTTACCCTATATGCTTTGGATGCACTCCTTCCCCAAGAAGAAGAGGTCACCCGAGATCAACTCCTTGAGGCGATGCAAGACCACATTATTGCACAAGCAGAGTTGATGGGGACATACGAGCAGAGTTAA
- a CDS encoding alanine/glycine:cation symporter family protein, with amino-acid sequence MMHLLNKLNELVTSFFVFPVIVILGGLLSWKLRGLQFRGLKLGFNLMVKNRQEEASSQDGKVSRYEAVAGILAGNFGTGNIAGMAIAVVCGGPGALVWIWFAALLGSIVQYSGSYLGIKYRLPKKGAFGEFIGGPIACMAFGLRSRFLAVLFGIFTLITAFSGGNFVQMSCIVPLCADRFIVKVFVGLLFALIVYPVLSGGNNRILRFSAKVIPFVAGFYVLSCCYILVHHASEIVPALKLIASSALGVKASIAGLGGYTLAQVISTGMSRAIMATDCGSGMVSILQANSQSKNPVIDGLVTLLPPVIVVAVCSITMLVLLVSGAYSSGEEGTLMVMYAFKNSMGAIGGSVVLVAMALFGYTTILTWFACAEKSLEYMIPGQRANLWLKALYIGVIPLGGIVEKNFAWILADTGFAGMVILNSIALVALFKDVVASRREVALLKRESLIVDSARHLNA; translated from the coding sequence ATGATGCATCTTTTAAACAAGCTAAATGAGTTAGTTACATCATTTTTTGTATTCCCTGTAATCGTAATATTAGGGGGACTATTAAGCTGGAAATTACGTGGGCTACAGTTTAGAGGGCTCAAATTAGGCTTTAACTTAATGGTTAAAAATCGGCAGGAAGAAGCTTCTTCTCAAGATGGAAAAGTCTCCCGTTATGAAGCCGTTGCAGGAATACTTGCAGGAAATTTTGGAACAGGAAATATTGCAGGTATGGCTATTGCTGTTGTTTGCGGAGGTCCAGGTGCTCTCGTATGGATCTGGTTTGCTGCTTTGCTAGGTTCTATAGTGCAATATTCTGGATCTTATCTTGGAATAAAGTATCGTTTACCTAAAAAAGGAGCTTTTGGAGAGTTCATAGGCGGCCCTATTGCATGCATGGCTTTCGGTCTCCGTAGCCGATTTTTGGCTGTGTTATTTGGGATTTTCACTTTAATAACGGCTTTTTCTGGAGGAAATTTTGTCCAGATGAGCTGTATCGTTCCCTTGTGTGCCGATCGTTTTATAGTAAAAGTTTTTGTTGGGCTTCTGTTCGCTTTGATAGTTTATCCTGTTCTTTCAGGGGGAAATAACCGGATTTTGAGATTCTCAGCTAAAGTGATTCCCTTTGTAGCAGGATTTTATGTTCTGTCGTGTTGCTATATTCTTGTTCATCATGCCTCTGAAATTGTTCCGGCATTGAAGTTAATTGCTTCGTCTGCTCTAGGCGTAAAGGCTTCTATAGCGGGTCTCGGAGGCTACACTCTAGCTCAAGTAATTTCTACAGGCATGAGCCGTGCAATTATGGCTACAGATTGTGGTAGTGGGATGGTTTCAATATTACAGGCAAATTCCCAGAGTAAAAATCCTGTAATAGATGGATTAGTAACGCTCCTTCCTCCTGTCATTGTAGTGGCAGTATGTTCCATAACAATGTTAGTGCTTTTAGTTTCTGGAGCCTACTCTTCTGGAGAAGAGGGCACTCTCATGGTAATGTACGCCTTTAAAAATAGTATGGGAGCTATTGGAGGTAGTGTTGTACTTGTCGCGATGGCATTATTTGGTTATACGACAATATTGACATGGTTTGCTTGCGCAGAAAAAAGTTTAGAATATATGATCCCAGGACAGAGGGCTAACCTATGGTTGAAGGCTTTATATATAGGAGTCATTCCCCTAGGAGGTATTGTTGAAAAGAATTTTGCTTGGATCCTTGCAGATACAGGTTTCGCCGGTATGGTGATTTTGAATAGCATAGCTCTAGTCGCTTTATTCAAGGATGTTGTAGCATCACGTCGTGAAGTTGCCCTTTTAAAGCGGGAAAGTTTGATAGTAGATTCTGCCCGCCATTTAAATGCGTAA
- the ribH gene encoding 6,7-dimethyl-8-ribityllumazine synthase has protein sequence MKIYRGNVSAKGLRIAIVGSCFNLAIADALVSGAQDTFIKYGGDPELLTTVRVPGAFEIPCTVKKLLLSFPDQYHAIVTCGVLIRGETTHYDHIADQVSAGVAKLSLDFCVPITFSIITAPDPATAWERAGIKGGHIGSSGMVTAIEMATLFSQIS, from the coding sequence ATGAAAATTTATAGAGGAAATGTATCAGCAAAAGGATTGCGTATTGCTATCGTGGGGTCTTGTTTTAACTTGGCAATAGCAGATGCTTTAGTTTCTGGAGCGCAAGACACGTTTATTAAATATGGTGGAGATCCAGAGCTTTTAACTACCGTAAGGGTCCCTGGAGCTTTTGAGATCCCTTGTACAGTGAAAAAACTCCTTCTTTCCTTCCCAGACCAATATCATGCTATCGTTACCTGCGGCGTATTAATCCGAGGAGAAACAACACATTATGACCATATTGCTGACCAAGTTTCTGCCGGAGTCGCCAAATTAAGTTTAGATTTTTGCGTTCCAATTACCTTTTCTATAATTACTGCTCCAGACCCTGCAACAGCTTGGGAACGTGCAGGAATTAAAGGTGGACATATAGGAAGCTCTGGAATGGTCACAGCCATAGAAATGGCAACACTCTTTAGCCAAATATCATAA
- a CDS encoding bifunctional 3,4-dihydroxy-2-butanone-4-phosphate synthase/GTP cyclohydrolase II translates to MSGFASIEQAVKDLQEGKFVIVIDEASRENEGDLVLAGEKITLEKMTFLLQHTTGIVCAALELKRLEQLKLSPMIQKNSCRFRTPFMVSIDAAEGVTTGVSAADRTRVVQLLADPKSRPEDFVSPGHFFPLASSPGGVLKRAAHTESTVDLMRLAGLELCGVLAELVNEDYSMMRPPQIMEFAKKHGISVISVADLVAYRMLSERLVKRISSARLPTVYGEFVVHVYESLLDGMQHLALVRGEVHGEENVLVRVHSECITGDILCSTRCDCGEQLKTAMEYIAQHGQGVVVYLRGQEGRGIGLGHKVQAYALQDHGYDTVDANLEMGFPVDSREYGIGAQILVDLGLSTIKLITHNPQKYYGLQGFGLQIVERIALPVRVFAENQQYLRTKKERMGHWLDLPHAMSTN, encoded by the coding sequence ATTTCAGGTTTCGCATCTATAGAACAAGCTGTGAAAGACCTCCAAGAGGGGAAGTTCGTTATTGTTATTGATGAGGCCTCTAGAGAGAATGAGGGAGACCTTGTTCTTGCAGGAGAAAAAATAACTCTTGAAAAAATGACCTTTCTTCTCCAGCACACAACAGGGATTGTTTGTGCTGCCTTGGAGCTAAAGAGACTCGAACAACTTAAGCTCTCCCCTATGATTCAAAAAAACAGTTGTCGTTTTCGCACGCCATTTATGGTTTCCATAGATGCTGCAGAGGGGGTGACTACAGGAGTGTCTGCAGCAGATAGGACAAGGGTTGTGCAGCTTCTTGCAGATCCGAAGAGTCGTCCCGAAGATTTTGTTAGCCCTGGGCATTTTTTCCCTTTAGCCAGTTCTCCTGGAGGTGTATTGAAGCGTGCTGCGCATACGGAATCTACTGTGGATTTAATGCGTTTGGCGGGCTTAGAGCTTTGTGGGGTTCTTGCAGAGCTAGTAAATGAAGATTACTCTATGATGCGCCCTCCCCAGATTATGGAGTTTGCAAAGAAACATGGGATTTCAGTCATTTCTGTCGCAGATCTTGTGGCGTATAGGATGCTTTCAGAGAGGTTAGTAAAAAGAATCTCTTCTGCGCGGCTGCCAACTGTATATGGGGAGTTTGTGGTGCACGTCTATGAGTCTTTGTTAGACGGGATGCAACATCTTGCATTAGTTCGTGGGGAAGTGCATGGGGAAGAAAATGTTTTAGTTCGTGTGCATTCCGAGTGTATTACTGGGGATATCCTCTGTTCTACACGTTGCGACTGTGGTGAGCAGCTTAAAACAGCCATGGAGTATATTGCACAGCATGGACAGGGCGTAGTTGTGTACTTGCGAGGACAAGAAGGACGAGGCATTGGCTTAGGTCATAAAGTCCAAGCATATGCTCTACAAGATCATGGTTATGATACGGTAGATGCGAATTTAGAAATGGGCTTTCCTGTAGATTCCCGGGAATATGGCATCGGTGCGCAGATTCTTGTGGATCTTGGGCTTTCAACAATAAAATTGATAACACATAATCCTCAAAAATATTATGGTCTTCAAGGTTTTGGATTGCAGATAGTAGAAAGAATCGCACTTCCTGTGCGGGTGTTTGCAGAAAATCAGCAATATCTAAGAACAAAGAAAGAACGCATGGGACACTGGCTAGACCTTCCTCATGCAATGTCAACGAACTAA
- the ribD gene encoding bifunctional diaminohydroxyphosphoribosylaminopyrimidine deaminase/5-amino-6-(5-phosphoribosylamino)uracil reductase RibD: protein MEDFSEQQQLFMRRAIEIGERGRITTPPNPWVGCVLVKNGKILSEGYHEYPGGPHAEEIAIRKAHVSLEGAQVYLSLEPCSHYGKQPPCTDLLIKHRVAEVFIALKDPDCRVSGKGIESLKNVGIRVHVGLEEARARKSLQPYLYQRSSCSPWVVLKSAASIDGQVADRNSQSQWITCPEARHDVGFIRACSQAVIVGAGTVIADNPKLTARRASGELYARQPLRIVLDSSGRVPKESQVFHLGGEVLYVTTKRCPSQHLQYLEALGVEIACVKASSSGVDLHEVMRLLANKHFLQVLVEGGATVHTEFLKHHLANAIILYYGPKILGDQKKPLFKELGDCLHTAQAVLPLSADFVGNSLKVFWEIPLKKQG from the coding sequence ATGGAAGATTTTTCCGAGCAACAACAACTTTTTATGCGTCGTGCTATAGAAATTGGAGAGCGCGGAAGAATCACCACCCCTCCCAACCCTTGGGTGGGATGTGTTCTTGTTAAGAATGGAAAAATTTTGAGCGAGGGATATCATGAATATCCTGGAGGGCCCCATGCAGAAGAAATCGCAATCCGTAAAGCACATGTGAGTTTAGAAGGAGCCCAGGTATACCTTTCCTTAGAGCCTTGCTCTCACTATGGGAAACAGCCTCCCTGTACGGATCTCCTTATAAAACATCGTGTTGCTGAAGTGTTCATTGCTTTGAAAGATCCCGACTGTCGCGTTTCTGGGAAAGGTATTGAAAGCTTAAAAAACGTAGGAATTCGCGTACATGTTGGGCTAGAAGAAGCTCGCGCAAGAAAATCTTTGCAGCCCTATCTCTATCAAAGGAGTTCTTGCTCCCCCTGGGTCGTGTTGAAAAGTGCCGCAAGTATAGATGGACAGGTAGCAGATAGAAATTCCCAATCACAATGGATCACCTGCCCAGAAGCTCGTCATGATGTAGGATTTATTCGTGCCTGTTCTCAAGCGGTTATTGTAGGAGCAGGGACTGTAATTGCAGATAACCCTAAACTTACTGCTCGTCGTGCTTCAGGAGAGCTCTATGCAAGACAGCCTCTCCGTATAGTTTTAGATAGCTCAGGAAGAGTCCCTAAGGAGTCTCAGGTATTTCATCTCGGTGGGGAAGTTCTTTATGTGACTACAAAGCGCTGTCCTTCGCAACACCTCCAATATTTAGAAGCTTTAGGTGTAGAGATTGCTTGTGTAAAAGCTTCCTCCTCTGGAGTAGACCTTCACGAAGTCATGCGTTTGCTGGCGAATAAACATTTCCTTCAAGTTCTCGTAGAAGGAGGCGCAACTGTGCATACGGAATTTTTAAAACACCATCTGGCCAACGCTATCATTTTATATTATGGCCCGAAAATCCTTGGAGATCAGAAGAAACCACTGTTTAAAGAGCTGGGGGATTGCCTACATACGGCCCAAGCTGTTCTCCCATTAAGTGCTGATTTTGTAGGGAATTCTTTAAAAGTTTTTTGGGAGATTCCTCTTAAGAAGCAAGGATAG